catcaccttactctttcctatacgtATTCACTTTcactttccttcttttacataccctaccaaactcatcaaccaacctctgcaacttctcttcagaatctcccaaaagcagtgtcatcagcaaagagcaattgtgactACTACCACTTTGTgtcagattctttatcttttaacccgaCACCTCtggtcaacacctgagcattcacttctcttacaactccatctataaatatattgaacaaccatggtgacatcacacatccctgtctaaagcctacttttacagggtcctggagatgggaagtacagtgcctgcactctgaaggaggggtgttaatgttgcagtttaaaaactgtagtgtaaagcacccttctggcaagacagtgatggagtgaatgatggtgaaagtttttctttttcgggccaccctgccttggtgggaatcggccagtgataaaaaaaaaaaaataataaaaatataagtgaaacatataagtgaacagtatttagataaggctaaagaggtctttgtggcatttatggatttggaaaaggcgtatgacagggtggataggggggcaatgtggcagatgttgaatgtgtatggtgtaggaggtaggttactgaaagcagtgaagagtttttacgaggatagtgaggctcaagttagagtatgtaggaaagagggaaattatttcccagtaaaagtaggccttagacaaggatgtgtgatgtcaccgtggttgtttaatatatttatagatggggttgcaagagaagtaaatatgagggtcttggcaagaggcgtggagttaaaagataaagaatcacacaaagtgggagttgtcacagttgctctttgctgatgacactgctcttgggagattctgaagagaagttgcagagattggtggatgaatttggtagggtgtgcaaaagaagaaaattaaaagtgaatacaggaaagagtaaggttatgaggataacaaaaagattaggtgatgaaagattggatatcagattggagggagagagtatggaggaggtgaatgtattcagatatttgggagtggacgtgtcagcggatgggtctatgaaagatgaggtgaatcatagaattgatgaggggaaaagggtgagtggcacacttaggagtctgtggagacaaagaactttgtccttggaggcaaagaagggaatgtatgagagtatagttttaccaatgctcttatatgggtgtgaagcatgggtgatgaatgttgcagcgaggagaaggctggaggcagtggagatgtcatgcctgagggcaatgtgtggtgtgaatataatgcagagaattcgtattttggaagttaggaggaggtgcgggattacaaaaactgttgtccagagggctgaggaagggttgttgaggtggttcggacatgtagagagaatggagcgaaacagagtgacttcaagagtgtatcagtctgtagtggaaggaaggcggggtaggggtcggcctaggaaaggttggagggagggggtaaaggaggttttgtgttcgaggggcttggacttccagcaggcatgcgtgagcgtgtttaataggagtgaatggagacaaatggtttttaatacttgacgtgctgttggagtgtgagcaaagtaacatttatgaaggggttcagggaaaccggcaggccggacttgagtcctggagatgggaagtacagtgcctgcactctgaaggagggtgttaatgttgcagtttaaaaactgtagtgtaaagcacccttctggcaagacagtgatggagtgaatgatggtgaaagtttttctttttcgggccaccctgccttggtgtgggaatcggccagtgtgataataaaaaaaaaatgtatataaaaccCGCAAAAGTGTAATGAACTCTTGATGTTATATAACGACTCATATAGAGGCAGAAGCACAGAAAACAAAAATGGTTTGTATATTCTGACCTCCAACAGGAGTCTTCTTCAGCAGATAAAGATTCCACTTGGCAGGTTAAAATACTCAGAGCAACTTTATTtttgtgtttctgtctccatgtgcaTTAGTGGGAAGTGGAAGAATCCATCCactgtaagccatgagtgttgtaagaggtgattaaaatgccaggagcaaggagctagtaaccccttctaatgtataaattattaaatgtaaaaagaaaaactaatttttttttctcttttgggtcaccctgccttggtgggaaatgatcagtgttaaaaaaaaatgggtgtgGATGTAATGTAGATAAGAGACTATTGTGAGTGTTAAGTATGAAAAGAagatggatgtcctggctctaagaaCAATAAAGCCAAAAGGagtaggagtagcaataatgttgaaggaccagttatggcaggggaaaaagaagaaacaaatgtataaattcgagGATTATATGGAGCAAAATAAGAAtcagatgcaaaaagtgggttataCTAAGTGTTGATGCaactggaggagagagagtgtagaggagaTATATTTTGGGAGAAGTTAAGTGAATGTTCAGGAGCTAtgaaccaagtgaaagagtaattgtgaTTGAGGAACTAAATGTTAAAGTGGGAGCAACTACTGTGGAGGgcaaagtacagcctctcctcacttaatgacggggttccgttcctaagaacgaggggttctgttcctaagagtaggtcagtAAGCAAATTAGTCATTAAGcgaggagcatactgtactggtagtggtttgTATCATCTATCTtcagatatttttttaatgtcacctttccaccatttataacttttttttgtatatatttttaaatgtttatacagtagtgtactatataCTGTaaaaaacagaatagaggaaatcagctctaatatacactgCTTAGGTTTGCATATtggttggagagctggtcgtgAGTCCGAGCGGTTGGTAAACAAGtgtgtcgctaagtgaggagaggctgtaattaagtttgggatgccaggggtaaatgataataAGGAACCTTTGATTGAGCTTTatatagaaagagatttggtaatagataatacatattttaaggaataaaaaaagaggataaataagtatacaagatatgatatagggtatAATGACAACAGTTTGTTGgataaaagactgatgggtaGATTTTTGGATGTGAATGTTTACAGAAGGTCAACAGATATCACATCATTAAAAGGAGtggtaaggaagaaaaagttaacatatgagggggggggggggttataaagcacaagtgataTAAGGGACACCTAATTAACTGGAGGCAGAATTCCTGAGTTTACATGCTTTTTCACTAATAATCtgccctccccccctttttttaacaagttggccatctaccaccgaggcagggtgacccaaaaagaaagaaaatccccaaaaagaaaatactttcatcatcattcaacacaatttagaagtttagaagtatatacgtataaagatacacaacatatccctccaaactgccaatatcccaaacccctcctttaaagtgcaagcactgtactttccatttccaggactcaagtccggctatataaaaataactggtttccctgaatcttttcactaaatattaccctgctcacactccaacagctcgtcatgtcccaaataccatttgtctccattcactcctatctaacatgctcacgcacacttgctgcaagtccaagtccctcgcccaaaaaacctcctttaccccctccctctaatctGCCTATAAACACTAACCTAACTAACATACCCAACATCATAAAAGTGTTATTCCCACATTTGATATTAAAGAAATACTAAATATGGCTCCAAATGATACAAGGGTGGGTTTGTAATTTATCCTCAATGACAGCTATTAAATACAAGAAAGTGTTCTAAAAGCTAGGTATATTCCCAAGTACTGCTGTATAAATATCAAAGAATTTATATGTTGCCATAAAATTTTCGTCAACTTTATCCATGCAGCTTTGAAAGAGTTAAAGTAACAAAGCAATACAGTAGTTAgcacactatgtacaacaattcCTCAATTTAACAGATAGATTTCAATTTAAAGGACTTCAGAAATACAATATAAAACATACATGGACACTTGTTTTGGAAACCAAAATTACATTAGTTACAGAATTGTCCATTAGCGTTGCAATAGGGCAAAACAATCTCATCTCTATCCACGAAAATCACCATAACCAGTCACCTGTTCCAGTCTTAGTCCATTAAATTGAGGAtttactgcacttgtgtaagaatcaaattaataaaaaataaaaaaatagaagattcttCCCCCAGACTCCATGCATCAATTCTTTTCCCTCTACAAATACCATACTAAGATGGCCATAATTTCCTGCAGAAAAATGTGTAAGACAAAGACACTTAGCAAGGAGAGCCCTTAATATATATTACATTTTGTAAGAGCTTATTAAAGTCTTCAATAATGGTTGATAAAGCTAATATCTGAGCAAGATGTCATAAAAAAACTGGCTCACCTTGCAAAGTATGTTTAACCCACGATGTCCTGAATATTCACCCACCCTCATTTCTAACAGTAGTAATATTACCTGGCTCCCTCTCTGTGTTagtgagactttgtaaatggtccaagttgaaccAAAACATCATCGTAAACTTCCTTCTCCTAtgtgttggttatttgtgtattaatctGCTCATAGTACAATATTTTTGCTTTTGTTTTGAAAGATATTCAAAATCTGATCTAATGTAATAAATCATTTATATATTGTACTTGCTGTTATTTCCTTTACCACTAGAGTAAAACATAGCATGAATAATATTCTTTAGTTCATGCTAGTGTGATCAAAATACTGCTATATAACATGCCCAGGATATAATCTTTATTAAATTTTTTCCAATTACTAGTTGATATTACTATTAATGAGAGATGTACACCAATACTTTACTTTATACCATTATATCTCTCAAATGTAAAAGTGGTCTTGAAAACATACAAAGTGTATCATTTAATTACTTAGAAATGAGGGGTGCCTAAAAGACCTTTTAAACTTACATGCTTCTGATGCAAGGAATTCTTCATCAGTAATTTGGTCACACAtttcttcctcttcatcttctgTTTTCGCTGGAAAGTCATGTTGAAAAAGCACACGGCATGCGGCAGGCAGGTAGCAACAGGCAAGCAATATAAATTTCACAAAATTAAACTTGTAAGTAAAAAAAATCTGTGCATGAAACCTACATACCCGTGCTATGGAATAGAAAAACATTCTTGTTTACAGTAGTTCATATAAAATATATGAGGAATATTTAAATTAACAACTTCATATTGAGAGGACCATTACAAGAGAAATATGATAAAAATTCAAGCAAAACTAGACTTAAAGAAATGGAATGGGATTAACACTGCTAAATAAACTACAGAAAACAATATTATGCTAAAAACACCTACTATATTAATCATCAATGAATGCAACAACACTAAAAGATGCAATATATGATTCACCATAGTGCCCACACACCTTATCTTTGCCTACTGGAGCACTGTATATATTTCATGTATTGTTCATTATGAGAAGTTCCTGTCCATGGGGTGGTGACTAATGTAGACATTTCTCCAGGAATTTAAACTATTTTCAAGTATTTAATATTAGTGAAAAAAGAACTAAACTACTGTTGAAGAATACTACATGTTAGTCTCGCTATCAGGCAAGTAAAGTTGCTGCTTCTTGGGAAAAACATAGGAAAGGCTGAGTACCTAAACAACTACACATATACTGAGTATGGGTGAAACATTAACAAGAAAAGGCATACATGGACGAGGGAAAGAGAACAATGAACAGTTGGCACTTGAAGGACAAAGTgaatgttacacaaataacccacacacaggagacaggAGCCCACGACGACGCCCCGGttcaactttgtaaatggtccaagttggactagGGCATCCTTGTGggctcctctttcctatgtgcaggttatttgtgtattgtttcagtcatggcattgtgcctctttgttcttTAAAGTGAATGTTCATAAAACAAGAAGTTAACCAAGTGATACTGCAAAAAGAATGCAGTCAAGGTGAAGAACATTCACTAATCACTGTTATAAGCATTTTTGCATTTAGTAAATGATTATGAATCAAGGAAATGTGTGATATAAAAGGCATTATGGTTCTAATTCACTGAAACTATACAGAATGGAAAATGACAGTAGAGAATAAATGATAATGCAAAACTGCATAAGCATTATATCCAAAAAATCCAAAGGCATGCAAAATGCAAGGAAAGCATTCTTCGTGTAACATTTCAGACATTTTAATGCTTACACTGTGATGCACATCTGAGGTCGCTTGAGGTAAGACCTGTAGCAATTTCAGGCCCAGCTTCACTATGATTGACTTCTGTTTCCAAGTCTGAGCGAGTTCCAAGCACTATTCCCGAGTCATCATCCACACTAACAGTGTCCTGGGTTGTTGCACAACAAAAAATTAAGTCAATAACAGCAAAAACAATCAATGAAACACTAATCTCCCACTTAACGTAAAGCAAGTTAGTCAGTGCTCCGCTCGTGATCATGCCAGACAGTACATGTACATAGTTTTCATTTATTGTATAATTTCATGTAAGAAAGGCCTTAAAGATAGAAGATAATGTAACAAACAAGACAATGCAAACTTTATTTTCACTTAATCTGAAATGGTTGGAACTAGTGGCCTTTTCATTTACTAAGCCATCTTTACACAAACATACAgtaaattaatttattttaatattcaAATATGTTTTAAAGAAATTAAGATTGCTTGTTTGTTCCTTATATAAACAATTAGCAAATAATGAGACAATATAAATATCTAAACTTTTACCATATACTGTATCGAAAGACAAAATTCACAACAACATACCAGTCTCTCTTCTCCCATGACATTCTCCCGTTTTAGTGATCTTCTTGCCTTGAAAGAGTCAAGCACATGAGAAATATCTCCACTTTCTGCTCCACAAACTGCCTCTCTCTTGCCCAGTGGTGGAGACCTAGGCAACCTTGAATGTTTTTGGAAGGGGTTGATATTTTCATCAAGATGGGCACCATACTGTGGTGACTTAGTGAAATTCATGTCTGCCATGGTCGACTCTACGTTGCTGGGCTTAATACAACTGCTATCATCAGAATCAGGAAGTCCAGAATCAGTGGAGCAGTTCATAAACTCCTCAGCAAGGCGACTAGCTTCATTGCCAAGCAACTGGGCAAACTCTAGACTATCAAGCTGACCAATTGTGCCAATAGATGGAACTTTAGGTAGGCTtgtttctctctctgtatctAAGACTATCTCCTTTGATTCTCTACTTGTATTTCCAATCTCTAAATCTAGTTTTGACTCTAGATTTTCGTTTCGTAATACAGGacttgctgctgcttcttctgatACTTGTGAACTCTTTAACTGTAAATGTTCTACACTTGACTTACACTTTTCATCAGTTTGATTTGGTGAAGTGTCTATTACACATGGTATTTCCTCTTCTGAATTTAATGTCTTTTCTTCACAACCTCGAGTCTCTCCAGATGTAGCACAGACTTCTATATATGTTTTTGCTTCAATGACCTCTGATTTTTCTTCATTCTCAGGCGAGTGTACTGTTTCTCTAGTTTCGTCCTTATTTATAACTAACTTCTTTACTTCTTGGGGAGCTTGAGATAAGTGTTCTTTATTACACTCGACTTTTTTCTCTAGTCCTATGGCACTATCTTTATCACATTCATTATCAGATTTTTCCTCGTGTTTCACTGAATTATCTTTGGCAACGTCAATATTTTTTGGCACTTTATTAGATGGGTCAGTTTCTTCAACAGTTATATTTTGGTTTAAAGATGACCTTGACTGAAAAGGATCAAAATTTGGATCATCAAGGAAATCAAGATTATAATCTGTTTTTGATGGTAGAGGTGTATCTTTTTCTTCAGCAGACTCTATAACATTATTTTCCAATTTATCTGTACCATTATCTGAATCAGCTGGGTCACTAACTAATTTTTTAGATGAATCTGTCTCATCTACAGCAGGTACATTAGTTTTGGTTTTATTTTTAATTACTGTAAATCCTTTCTTTGCTGGTGCTTTCTTTGGCGAGGCAACCTTTGGCTTTGATTTATGGTCTCCTTTTTCCTCAAGAAGTACAGAGCTTTCTTTTGGAGGTGAATTGCTTACAGAACACTTAGTTGCAAAAGGATTGAAGTTTGGATCATCAAGATCGTCAAGAAAATCTAAATTATATCCCTTAGATGAGGTAATAGGAAGATCTTCATGAACAAATTTTGTTTCTGTTTCAGAGATACTTTTGTCTTCAATCTTGTTATTGTTTTTCTCAAAAGCTTTAGACTTTGGAGGAGGCTTCTTAACAGGCTGTCTCTGCTGTTTTAAATCAGGCTTTTTACCAAGTTTTCTAGGTCTCTTTACAGGACTTGCCGAGTCATCAAAGGCAATTTCGAGTAACTGTCCAGAGTCTTGTGAATGTTCAACACTTTGAGACTGGTGTTCAGGAGACACTGGTAATCTGTGATTTGTTTCTAATTTTGAAGACTGAATATCAATTTTTTGCTCCTTCTCTAACACTATCTGGTCTTCAGTCTTAGTTCCAATGTCAGCAAGTACTTCAGTTGAAGCAGTTTTACCTTGCTTTGTTAATTTTGCTTTTTGTACAGTAGGCTTCAATGGAGGAAGTACAAACCCAGGCTCTGGGCTTAGTGGAGGGGAGATCCTAACATAAGTCTTTGTGGCAAATGGATTAAAGTTTGGATCATCTAAATTGTCTAGAAAATCAAGGTTATAACTTTTCTTTGGAATAATAGGTATATCATCAGGGTCTATGAAATTTCCTGAAGGTAGTGGTTCTCCTCCTGAAGATGCCACTAAAGTGTTGACACTTGATAACCTATCATCTGGGCTTATTAAGTTCTCTGATGGCAGTGGCTGTTCCTCTGGAGGTGCCACTAAAGTGTTAACACTTGATGATCTATCATCTGGGCTTATAAAGTTctctgatggtagtggttgttccTCTGGGTGTGCCACTAAAGTGCTAACACTTGATGATCTATCATTCAAGCCTATTAAATTCTCTGATGGTAGTGGGTGTTCCTCTTGAGGTGCCACTAAAGCATCAACACTCGACACTCTCTCCTCAGAAGTTGAATCTCTGTTGCATTTTGTTGTATCTCTAGTTTGTTGACACGCTGCTTGTTCACTAAATGCCTTTACAATATCTTCAGTGTTGTTTGAGCTGCTTTGATCCTCACTGATAAACTGATTGCCACTTTGTATTATATTTTCATTTTCCTTTCTATAAACATTGCTTGTACCTGTAATCTCATCATCAAACTGGTCTTCAGAAGGGATCTGTTCAAGTTTCCTTTCCAAATTATATTTAACTAACTGAGTTTCACTTTCTTTGGTATCACTTAAAGTTACACTTTTAGGTTGAGATTCAGAGACAATGATTGCATAGTCTTTACTTTCTGTATTTATATCACCAGATACTTCCCTCTTTTCAAGTGTTAATGTTGTATTTACTGTTTCTGCAGGTTGTTCACACTCACTGGATGGTAAGAATTCATTCACTGCACTGCTGTAATTATTAGCTTGTTGATCAGTAAAAACAGTAATTTTACTCACAGATTCTTCAATAATTTCACTTTTGGTTACTGTCACTAATGAGTCGCTAATAGTACTAGATAAGTTTTCTGATTTTTCTAATGCAAAGTTTTCTGTTTGATTATCTACACTGACTGGAAAACTTTCTGCATTAACTAACAGATTCTCTACAGCAACAGGTAACACTTCAGTCTCTCTCTGAGGAATTTCTTCAAGGGAGGAGACACTTGCTTTCTCTAATGTTTCAAGTGTCACGCTCACCTCTTGCTTCGTAGTCTGAGCCTCGTCTGTACCTGGACTTTCAGGCCTGTTTGAAGATGGTTGAACTGTAAGAGCGGAGGATGGCTCAGAATGTAGATAAAGTTCCTCTGCACTTTCGTACTCAGAATCTGTGGAAAAATTGTCTAAATCAGATAGTGTGTTGCTGGACCTACAGCACAACAGGAATGACATCCTGTGTACTACTGTGAAACACTAATAATCTTTAGTGCTCTTAGAgtcattataataattatcagttGATAAAAACAAACAATACTTACTTTTCAgtttcaaatgatttttatagagatATCTGATAGGGCCATTGTGACTTATCAGTGTTATGATAAGCACAACATATGGATATCACCAAACAATTCAGGTCAAAGGACACTAAGCTTCAAATTAACAATAAAAATTGTGAGAGGATGAGATATATTAAGTTAGCTGTATTCCAAAGCACACACCAACAAAAACACTGAAGAAGATATAAAATTAGTTTACAAAATAACTCTTCAATACACCCAGTTCTCATCCCTCTTATCCATAATGTACAATACTTTGTTACCAAAGCTACAAGTAGCAAATAGTCACTCACCTATTTTCCAACCTTCGACTACATGTTTAGCCCAAATaaccatttttaagaaaggaaatcCTAAAGTCGGATGGCAATCAAGCATCCGACTAGGCAGCTCATTGATCAACTGGGTTCAACTAGTACTCTACATTTAAAAACTTTCCCCTTATATTCATATTACAATATGTAAAGCATTGTGTTTAGGaaaatactgtacagtggacccccgcataccgttggccgctcagcgctgttcgtccgagacacatctaatgtgcggcctgagccagcctcacatgttccgccggtggcattgtttaccagccagcctccgcggtaacatccaagcatacaatcggaacatttcgtattattacagtgtttttggtgattttatctgcaaaataagtgaccatgggccccaagaaagcttctagtgccaaccctacagcaataagggtgagaattactatagagatgaagaaagagatcattgataagtatgaaagtggagtgcgtgtctccgagctggccaggttgtataataaaccccaatcaaccattgctactattgtgggcaacaaaacggcaatcaaggaagctgttcttgccaaaggttcaactgtgttttcgaaacagagatcgcaagtgatggaagatgttgagagactcttattggtatggataaatgaaaaacagatagcaggagatagcatctctcaagtgatcataagtgaaaaggctaggaagttgcatgaggatttaattaaaaaaatgcctgcaactagtgatgatgtgagtgaatttaaggccagcaaaggttggtttgagagatttaataagcgtagtggcatacatagtgtgataaggcatggtgaggctgccagttcggaccacaaagcagctgaaaaatatgtgcaggaattcaaggagtacatagacagtgaaggactgaaacctgaacaagtgtttaattgtgatgaaacaggcctgttttggaagaaaatgccaagcaggacctacattactcaggaggaaaaggcactcccaggacataagcctatgaaagacaggcttactctgttgatgtgttccaatgctagtggtgattgcaaagtgaagcctttattagtgtatcactcagaaactcccagagtgttcaggcaaaagaatatcctcaaggctaatttgtgtgtgctgtggagggcaaacagtaaggcatgggtcactagggacttttctatgactggttacaccatgcatttgcccccaatgtgaaagattacctaactgagaagaaattagaccttaagtgcctcctggtgttagacaatgcccctggtcatcctacagacgtggcagagcgactttatggggacatgaacttcattaaggtgaagtttttgcctcctaataccactcctctcctgcagcccatggaccagcaggttattgcaaacttcaaaaaactgtacacaaaagctctgtttgaaaggtgctttgtagtgacctcagaaactcaactgactaagagagttttggagagagcactttaatatcctcaattgtgtaaaccttataggtaaggcttgggagggagtgactaagaggaccttgaactctgcttggaagaaactgtggccagaatgtgtagaccaaagggattgtgaagggtttcaggctaaccctgagaggagtatgccagttgaggaatccattgtggcattgggaaagtccttggggttggaggttagtggggatgatgtggaagagttggtggaggaggacaatgaagaactaaccactgatgagctgctagatcaacttcaacagcaagaggccatacctgaggaaactggttcggaggag
The Cherax quadricarinatus isolate ZL_2023a chromosome 32, ASM3850222v1, whole genome shotgun sequence DNA segment above includes these coding regions:
- the tacc gene encoding transforming acidic coiled-coil-containing protein 2 isoform X14, whose protein sequence is MVIASPAPQGNQSGNKADAGQKKKVGDHGSAGPTAPLGLAGPPGNPEQEAEGQKNTLVITRENISSVSPPSSPSSLPSDASSHSLSKECDTTSTAEDSTSFASCLTGDPSSASELSQISPVKDLTPSDVTKNFGAETCTAETSVNSVSDSVAQNITQNGVKKDSEYESAEELYLHSEPSSALTVQPSSNRPESPGTDEAQTTKQEVSVTLETLEKASVSSLEEIPQRETEVLPVAVENLLVNAESFPVSVDNQTENFALEKSENLSSTISDSLVTVTKSEIIEESVSKITVFTDQQANNYSSAVNEFLPSSECEQPAETVNTTLTLEKREVSGDINTESKDYAIIVSESQPKSVTLSDTKESETQLVKYNLERKLEQIPSEDQFDDEITGTSNVYRKENENIIQSGNQFISEDQSSSNNTEDIVKAFSEQAACQQTRDTTKCNRDSTSEERVSSVDALVAPQEEHPLPSENLIGLNDRSSSVSTLVAHPEEQPLPSENFISPDDRSSSVNTLVAPPEEQPLPSENLISPDDRLSSVNTLVASSGGEPLPSGNFIDPDDIPIIPKKSYNLDFLDNLDDPNFNPFATKTYVRISPPLSPEPGFVLPPLKPTVQKAKLTKQGKTASTEVLADIGTKTEDQIVLEKEQKIDIQSSKLETNHRLPVSPEHQSQSVEHSQDSGQLLEIAFDDSASPVKRPRKLGKKPDLKQQRQPVKKPPPKSKAFEKNNNKIEDKSISETETKFVHEDLPITSSKGYNLDFLDDLDDPNFNPFATKCSVSNSPPKESSVLLEEKGDHKSKPKVASPKKAPAKKGFTVIKNKTKTNVPAVDETDSSKKLVSDPADSDNGTDKLENNVIESAEEKDTPLPSKTDYNLDFLDDPNFDPFQSRSSLNQNITVEETDPSNKVPKNIDVAKDNSVKHEEKSDNECDKDSAIGLEKKVECNKEHLSQAPQEVKKLVINKDETRETVHSPENEEKSEVIEAKTYIEVCATSGETRGCEEKTLNSEEEIPCVIDTSPNQTDEKCKSSVEHLQLKSSQVSEEAAASPVLRNENLESKLDLEIGNTSRESKEIVLDTERETSLPKVPSIGTIGQLDSLEFAQLLGNEASRLAEEFMNCSTDSGLPDSDDSSCIKPSNVESTMADMNFTKSPQYGAHLDENINPFQKHSRLPRSPPLGKREAVCGAESGDISHVLDSFKARRSLKRENVMGEERLDTVSVDDDSGIVLGTRSDLETEVNHSEAGPEIATGLTSSDLRCASQSKTEDEEEEMCDQITDEEFLASEAFFKEATDMENQLRKSLGTPLMGRCGLHAGTAYYKVGPIHSKLSGDEVTPTKDKREHPAITPESPQNKPVPSTSSPAPPREERSAPEGTSSPTPRPSDTSERKPSSSRPTSVPPEGYMTAAEVQDLLKRQELKFEEKLLQVELAAGEKEKTLRQTMKDEQKELTTLGESMAELTQSRDALLKMVGQYKGMLASLVSEKEKDKQNADERIKAIEVERNQALEDLANVEVAFSDVHRKYERTKQVVDTLRRNEETLRGAVADYETKLQKQEQKFIEFQKHAEEKIQLANEEFEAMRKANDQEMTKMSALLKKAEMKIMSLQDAFDRKTRENQELTQLCDDLINKVGASH
- the tacc gene encoding transforming acidic coiled-coil-containing protein 2 isoform X1 gives rise to the protein MPEWNDDIFSILPREASSMDSACRHVREYTGIFNTIRIFLLYIMKHWIQRIVRGKERAHGRPDEGRPRLIWLPGRGYLQGNQSGNKADAGQKKKVGDHGSAVMGPTAPLGLAGPPGNPEQEAEGQKNTLVITRENISSVSPPSSPSSLPSDASSHSLSKECDTTSTAEDSTSFASCLTGDPSSASELSQISPVKDLTPSDVTKNFGAETCTAETSVNSVSDSVAQNITQNGVKKDSEYESAEELYLHSEPSSALTVQPSSNRPESPGTDEAQTTKQEVSVTLETLEKASVSSLEEIPQRETEVLPVAVENLLVNAESFPVSVDNQTENFALEKSENLSSTISDSLVTVTKSEIIEESVSKITVFTDQQANNYSSAVNEFLPSSECEQPAETVNTTLTLEKREVSGDINTESKDYAIIVSESQPKSVTLSDTKESETQLVKYNLERKLEQIPSEDQFDDEITGTSNVYRKENENIIQSGNQFISEDQSSSNNTEDIVKAFSEQAACQQTRDTTKCNRDSTSEERVSSVDALVAPQEEHPLPSENLIGLNDRSSSVSTLVAHPEEQPLPSENFISPDDRSSSVNTLVAPPEEQPLPSENLISPDDRLSSVNTLVASSGGEPLPSGNFIDPDDIPIIPKKSYNLDFLDNLDDPNFNPFATKTYVRISPPLSPEPGFVLPPLKPTVQKAKLTKQGKTASTEVLADIGTKTEDQIVLEKEQKIDIQSSKLETNHRLPVSPEHQSQSVEHSQDSGQLLEIAFDDSASPVKRPRKLGKKPDLKQQRQPVKKPPPKSKAFEKNNNKIEDKSISETETKFVHEDLPITSSKGYNLDFLDDLDDPNFNPFATKCSVSNSPPKESSVLLEEKGDHKSKPKVASPKKAPAKKGFTVIKNKTKTNVPAVDETDSSKKLVSDPADSDNGTDKLENNVIESAEEKDTPLPSKTDYNLDFLDDPNFDPFQSRSSLNQNITVEETDPSNKVPKNIDVAKDNSVKHEEKSDNECDKDSAIGLEKKVECNKEHLSQAPQEVKKLVINKDETRETVHSPENEEKSEVIEAKTYIEVCATSGETRGCEEKTLNSEEEIPCVIDTSPNQTDEKCKSSVEHLQLKSSQVSEEAAASPVLRNENLESKLDLEIGNTSRESKEIVLDTERETSLPKVPSIGTIGQLDSLEFAQLLGNEASRLAEEFMNCSTDSGLPDSDDSSCIKPSNVESTMADMNFTKSPQYGAHLDENINPFQKHSRLPRSPPLGKREAVCGAESGDISHVLDSFKARRSLKRENVMGEERLDTVSVDDDSGIVLGTRSDLETEVNHSEAGPEIATGLTSSDLRCASQSKTEDEEEEMCDQITDEEFLASEAFFKEATDMENQLRKSLGTPLMGRCGLHAGTAYYKVGPIHSKLSGDEVTPTKDKREHPAITPESPQNKPVPSTSSPAPPREERSAPEGTSSPTPRPSDTSERKPSSSRPTSVPPEGYMTAAEVQDLLKRQELKFEEKLLQVELAAGEKEKTLRQTMKDEQKELTTLGESMAELTQSRDALLKMVGQYKGMLASLVSEKEKDKQNADERIKAIEVERNQALEDLANVEVAFSDVHRKYERTKQVVDTLRRNEETLRGAVADYETKLQKQEQKFIEFQKHAEEKIQLANEEFEAMRKANDQEMTKMSALLKKAEMKIMSLQDAFDRKTRENQELTQLCDDLINKVGASH